A section of the Maylandia zebra isolate NMK-2024a linkage group LG8, Mzebra_GT3a, whole genome shotgun sequence genome encodes:
- the LOC101478993 gene encoding neurogenic differentiation factor 2 — translation MLSRLFSEVLPDVQRLAADWVEDNEVEDSKAKEDDHEPCHLEDDELDEPLEGSSRAESEMAGDDDEDEEAEEEECGDENSGDKPKKRGPKKRKMTAARVERSKMRRVKANARERMRMHDLNSALDNLRKVVPCYSKTQKLSKIETLRLAKNYILALGEILRNGKRPDVVTYVQMLCKGLSQPTTNLVAGCLQLNTRNFLTEQCSDGARFHMPSSPFSVHPYSYRCSRLSSPHYQPGTGALNLRSHSYGSGYEAVYPPGGTSPDYSSPDYEGQHSPPVCLNGGLSGRQQESSETDRNYHYSVHYSGLTTSRPSHSIPFGPSGTRSGGAHSENIPPFHDVHLHHDRAPPYEDLNAFFHN, via the coding sequence ATGTTGAGCCGTCTGTTCAGCGAGGTGCTGCCAGACGTCCAGAGGCTCGCAGCCGACTGGGTGGAGGACAATGAGGTCGAGGACTCCAAAGCCAAGGAAGATGACCACGAGCCCTGCCACCTCGAGGACGACGAGCTGGACGAGCCACTGGAAGGCAGCAGTCGAGCTGAGTCTGAGATGGCCGGCGACGATGATGAGGacgaggaggccgaggaagaggagtgTGGGGATGAGAACAGCGGGGACAAACCCAAGAAGCGCGGCCCAAAGAAACGTAAGATGACGGCGGCTCGCGTGGAGCGCTCCAAGATGCGTCGGGTAAAGGCAAACGCTCGGGAGCGCATGCGCATGCACGACTTGAATTCCGCGCTGGACAACCTGCGCAAGGTGGTGCCCTGCTATTCAAAAACCCAAAAACTCTCCAAGATCGAGACTCTGAGGCTGGCCAAGAATTACATATTAGCCCTCGGGGAGATTTTACGCAACGGAAAGCGTCCAGATGTGGTGACCTACGTGCAGATGTTGTGCAAAGGCCTGTCCCAGCCCACCACCAATCTGGTGGCAGGCTGCCTGCAGCTCAACACCAGGAACTTCCTAACTGAACAGTGTTCAGACGGAGCCCGATTCCACATGCCGAGTTCTCCTTTCTCGGTCCATCCCTACTCGTACCGGTGTTCGCGCCTCTCCAGCCCTCATTACCAGCCCGGAACCGGTGCTCTCAACTTGCGAAGCCACTCCTACGGCTCTGGATACGAGGCCGTGTACCCGCCTGGAGGCACGTCCCCTGACTACAGCAGCCCGGACTACGAAGGCCAGCACAGCCCTCCCGTGTGCCTGAACGGCGGACTCTCCGGGAGGCAGCAGGAGTCCTCTGAGACTGACAGGAACTATCATTACTCTGTGCACTACTCTGGACTGACCACTTCTCGACCCAGCCACAGCATACCCTTTGGGCCTTCGGGTACGCGCAGTGGTGGTGCGCACTCAGAAAACATTCCACCATTCCACGACGTACACTTGCACCACGACAGGGCGCCCCCATACGAGGATCTCAATGCCTTTTTCCACAATTGA